A single genomic interval of Aphidius gifuensis isolate YNYX2018 linkage group LG6, ASM1490517v1, whole genome shotgun sequence harbors:
- the LOC122859095 gene encoding serine/threonine-protein kinase BRSK2 isoform X1 → MQGKDGPIGSNAQETHQYVGPYRLEKTLGKGQTGLVKLGVHCVLGKKVAIKIINREKLSESVLMKVEREIAIMKLIDHPHVLGLSDVYENKKYLYLVLEHVSGGELFDYLVKKARLTPKEARRFFRQIISALDFCHSHNICHRDLKPENLLLDEKNNIKIADFGMASLQPAGSMLETSCGSPHYACPEVIRGEKYDGRKADVWSCGVILYALLVGALPFDDDNLRQLLEKVKRGVFHIPHFVPPDCQNLLRGMIEVNPDKRLTLADINKHIWVTAAGKGELELELSMMEVVQTHVIPSIDAIDPDVLQAIASLGCFKEREKLIQELLSPNHNTEKVIYFLLLERKRRRPACEDEMEAMRSGLRNTSVQSESDPPKKRVDTCRVNGSAALNLGQISHGSPLTPRRQTSARHHARRSPSTGSHTHSSSHSHSSTPVGSPLHSPNIAGLLSPHRASPSSHHGQSSHSPHRLSIGSTSSANGQSTNSTIINSSTTTTTTTTTTTPTTPTTTVQPLSSVSIELNENQSIGLTPPGSPHTGAGSGAHHWRSRLTTIKNSFLGSPRFHRRKLLTSTEEVHLTPDSSPELTKRSWFGSLMATEKDETFTILVKGKPLASVKADLIHAFLSIAELSHSVSSPMSFKVEWKRGNTGPAMFQRQVRFQVDISAISKQPNEPLFAITFTLLSGNIRRFRRVCEHIQVQVCSRNVGISFGGQSRAAPPSPRASRKFTTDMSESSSCGSDTSERLFLNPHPATRQVVCFSKIDSDLDSDNSAFDVKSPTHENGRRSSTSGNNNNQLTRDDSTTSGSPSKAVRSNSESQNTPEKKCVTTMSGNNIA, encoded by the exons atgcagGGAAAAGATGGACCAATTGGGTCTAATGCCCAAGAGACACATCAATATGTTGGACCTTATCGTCTTGAAAAAACTCTTGGAAAGGGTCAAACTG gtTTGGTAAAGCTTGGTGTTCATTGTGTACTTGGTAAAAAAGTggcaattaaaataataaaccgtgaaaaattatcagaatCTGTGTTGATGAAGGTGGAACGTGAAATAGCCATAATGAAGCTCATTGATCATCCACACGTGCTTGGTTTATCAGACGtttatgagaataaaaaatattt atATCTCGTATTGGAGCATGTATCAGGTggtgaattatttgattatctTGTTAAAAAAGCACGCTTAACACCAAAAGAAGCTAGGCGATTTTTTCGTCAAATAATATCAGCATTAGATTTTTGTCATAGTCACAATATATg CCATCGTGATTTAAAGCcagaaaatttattactcgatgaaaaaaataatattaaaatagctGATTTTGGAATGGCATCATTACAACCAGCTGGTTCAATGCTAGAAACAAGTTGTGGTTCACCACATTATGCATGTCCAGAAGTAATACGTGGTGAAAAATATGATGGTAGAAAAGCAGATGTATGGTCATGTGGTGTTATATTATATGCATTATTAGTTGGTGCATTGccatttgatgatgataatttacgTCAATTATTGGAAAAAGTTAAACGTGGTGTATTTCATATACCACATTTTGTACCACCAGATTGTCAAAATTTACTACGTGGAATGATTGAAGTTAATCCAGATAAACGTTTAACACTTGctgatattaataaacacaTATGGGTTACTGCTGCTGGTAAAGGTGAACTTGAATTAGAATTATCAATGATGGAAGTTGTACAAACACATGTTATACCATCAATTGATGCTATTGATCCTGATGTATTACAAGCAATAGCAAGTCTTGGTTGTTTTAAAGAAcgtgaaaaattaatacaagaaTTATTAAGTccaaa tCATAATACAGAAAAagttatttactttttattactTGAACGTAAACGTAGAAGACCAGCATGTGAAGATGAAATGGAAGCAATGAGAAGTGGTCTAAGAAATACATCTGTACAATCAGAATCAGATCCACCAAAAAAACGTGTTGATACATGTCGTGTTAATGGTAGTGCAGCATTAAATCTTGGACAAATTAGTCATGGTTCACCATTAACACCAAGAAGACAAACAag tGCAAGACATCATGCAAGACGTTCACCATCAACTGGATCACATACACACTCATCATCACATTCACACTCATCAACACCAGTTGGTTCACCACTTCATAGTCCAAATATTGCTGGTTTATTAAGTCCACATAGAGCATCACCAAGTTCACATCATGGACAATCATCACACAGTCCACATAGGCTATCAATTGGTAGTACAAGTAGTGCAAATGGACAATCAActaattcaacaataataaattcatcaactacaacaacaactacaacaacaaccacaacaccaacaacaccaacaacaactgTACAACCACTTAGTAGTGTATCAATTGAACTCAATGAAAATCAATCAA ttggTCTAACACCACCTGGATCACCTCATACTGGTGCTGGTTCTGGTGCACATCATTGGAGATCAcgtttaacaacaattaaaaattcatttcttgGCTCACCAAGATTTCATAGACGTAAATTACTTACAAGTACTGAAGAGGTACATTTAACACCAGATTCATCACCAGAATTAACAAAAAGATCATGGTTTGGTAGTTTAATGGCTACTGAAAAAGATGAAACATTTACAATACTCGTCAAGGGTAAACCATTAGCAAGTGTTAAAGCTGATTTAATACATGCATTTTTATCG aTTGCTGAATTATCACACAGTGTTAGTTCACCAATGTCATTTAAAGTTGAATGGAAACGTGGTAATACTGGTCCAGCAATGTTTCAACGACAAGTACGTTTTCAAGTTGACATTAGTGCAATATCGAAACAACCAAATGAGCCGTTATTTGCTATAACATTTACACTATTAAGTg gTAATATTAGAAGATTCAGAAGAGTTTGTGAACATATACAAGTACAAGTTTGTTCGAGAAATGTTGGTATATCATTTGGTGGACAAAGTCGTGCAGCACCACCAAGTCCAAGAGCATCAAGAAAATTTACCACAGATATGAGTGAAAGTTCCAGTTGTGGAAGTGATACAAGTGaacgtttatttttaaatccacATCCAGCTACCAGACAGGTAGTTTGTTTTAGCAAG ATTGACTCGGACCTGGATTCTGATAATTCAGCATTTGATGTTAAATCGCCAACACATGAAAATGGACGTCGTAGTTCAACATCTGGTAATAACAACAATCAATTGACTCGTGATGATTCAACAACATCAGGTAGTCCATCAAAAGCAGTACGTAGTAATTCTGAAAGTCAAAATAcaccagaaaaaaaatgtgttacaACAATGAGTGGTAATAATATAGCGTGA
- the LOC122859095 gene encoding serine/threonine-protein kinase BRSK2 isoform X2 produces MQGKDGPIGSNAQETHQYVGPYRLEKTLGKGQTGLVKLGVHCVLGKKVAIKIINREKLSESVLMKVEREIAIMKLIDHPHVLGLSDVYENKKYLYLVLEHVSGGELFDYLVKKARLTPKEARRFFRQIISALDFCHSHNICHRDLKPENLLLDEKNNIKIADFGMASLQPAGSMLETSCGSPHYACPEVIRGEKYDGRKADVWSCGVILYALLVGALPFDDDNLRQLLEKVKRGVFHIPHFVPPDCQNLLRGMIEVNPDKRLTLADINKHIWVTAAGKGELELELSMMEVVQTHVIPSIDAIDPDVLQAIASLGCFKEREKLIQELLSPNHNTEKVIYFLLLERKRRRPACEDEMEAMRSGLRNTSVQSESDPPKKRVDTCRVNGSAALNLGQISHGSPLTPRRQTSARHHARRSPSTGSHTHSSSHSHSSTPVGSPLHSPNIAGLLSPHRASPSSHHGQSSHSPHRLSIGSTSSANGQSTNSTIINSSTTTTTTTTTTTPTTPTTTVQPLSSVSIELNENQSIGLTPPGSPHTGAGSGAHHWRSRLTTIKNSFLGSPRFHRRKLLTSTEEVHLTPDSSPELTKRSWFGSLMATEKDETFTILVKGKPLASVKADLIHAFLSIAELSHSVSSPMSFKVEWKRGNTGPAMFQRQVRFQVDISAISKQPNEPLFAITFTLLSGNIRRFRRVCEHIQVQVCSRNVGISFGGQSRAAPPSPRASRKFTTDMSESSSCGSDTSERLFLNPHPATRQIDSDLDSDNSAFDVKSPTHENGRRSSTSGNNNNQLTRDDSTTSGSPSKAVRSNSESQNTPEKKCVTTMSGNNIA; encoded by the exons atgcagGGAAAAGATGGACCAATTGGGTCTAATGCCCAAGAGACACATCAATATGTTGGACCTTATCGTCTTGAAAAAACTCTTGGAAAGGGTCAAACTG gtTTGGTAAAGCTTGGTGTTCATTGTGTACTTGGTAAAAAAGTggcaattaaaataataaaccgtgaaaaattatcagaatCTGTGTTGATGAAGGTGGAACGTGAAATAGCCATAATGAAGCTCATTGATCATCCACACGTGCTTGGTTTATCAGACGtttatgagaataaaaaatattt atATCTCGTATTGGAGCATGTATCAGGTggtgaattatttgattatctTGTTAAAAAAGCACGCTTAACACCAAAAGAAGCTAGGCGATTTTTTCGTCAAATAATATCAGCATTAGATTTTTGTCATAGTCACAATATATg CCATCGTGATTTAAAGCcagaaaatttattactcgatgaaaaaaataatattaaaatagctGATTTTGGAATGGCATCATTACAACCAGCTGGTTCAATGCTAGAAACAAGTTGTGGTTCACCACATTATGCATGTCCAGAAGTAATACGTGGTGAAAAATATGATGGTAGAAAAGCAGATGTATGGTCATGTGGTGTTATATTATATGCATTATTAGTTGGTGCATTGccatttgatgatgataatttacgTCAATTATTGGAAAAAGTTAAACGTGGTGTATTTCATATACCACATTTTGTACCACCAGATTGTCAAAATTTACTACGTGGAATGATTGAAGTTAATCCAGATAAACGTTTAACACTTGctgatattaataaacacaTATGGGTTACTGCTGCTGGTAAAGGTGAACTTGAATTAGAATTATCAATGATGGAAGTTGTACAAACACATGTTATACCATCAATTGATGCTATTGATCCTGATGTATTACAAGCAATAGCAAGTCTTGGTTGTTTTAAAGAAcgtgaaaaattaatacaagaaTTATTAAGTccaaa tCATAATACAGAAAAagttatttactttttattactTGAACGTAAACGTAGAAGACCAGCATGTGAAGATGAAATGGAAGCAATGAGAAGTGGTCTAAGAAATACATCTGTACAATCAGAATCAGATCCACCAAAAAAACGTGTTGATACATGTCGTGTTAATGGTAGTGCAGCATTAAATCTTGGACAAATTAGTCATGGTTCACCATTAACACCAAGAAGACAAACAag tGCAAGACATCATGCAAGACGTTCACCATCAACTGGATCACATACACACTCATCATCACATTCACACTCATCAACACCAGTTGGTTCACCACTTCATAGTCCAAATATTGCTGGTTTATTAAGTCCACATAGAGCATCACCAAGTTCACATCATGGACAATCATCACACAGTCCACATAGGCTATCAATTGGTAGTACAAGTAGTGCAAATGGACAATCAActaattcaacaataataaattcatcaactacaacaacaactacaacaacaaccacaacaccaacaacaccaacaacaactgTACAACCACTTAGTAGTGTATCAATTGAACTCAATGAAAATCAATCAA ttggTCTAACACCACCTGGATCACCTCATACTGGTGCTGGTTCTGGTGCACATCATTGGAGATCAcgtttaacaacaattaaaaattcatttcttgGCTCACCAAGATTTCATAGACGTAAATTACTTACAAGTACTGAAGAGGTACATTTAACACCAGATTCATCACCAGAATTAACAAAAAGATCATGGTTTGGTAGTTTAATGGCTACTGAAAAAGATGAAACATTTACAATACTCGTCAAGGGTAAACCATTAGCAAGTGTTAAAGCTGATTTAATACATGCATTTTTATCG aTTGCTGAATTATCACACAGTGTTAGTTCACCAATGTCATTTAAAGTTGAATGGAAACGTGGTAATACTGGTCCAGCAATGTTTCAACGACAAGTACGTTTTCAAGTTGACATTAGTGCAATATCGAAACAACCAAATGAGCCGTTATTTGCTATAACATTTACACTATTAAGTg gTAATATTAGAAGATTCAGAAGAGTTTGTGAACATATACAAGTACAAGTTTGTTCGAGAAATGTTGGTATATCATTTGGTGGACAAAGTCGTGCAGCACCACCAAGTCCAAGAGCATCAAGAAAATTTACCACAGATATGAGTGAAAGTTCCAGTTGTGGAAGTGATACAAGTGaacgtttatttttaaatccacATCCAGCTACCAGACAG ATTGACTCGGACCTGGATTCTGATAATTCAGCATTTGATGTTAAATCGCCAACACATGAAAATGGACGTCGTAGTTCAACATCTGGTAATAACAACAATCAATTGACTCGTGATGATTCAACAACATCAGGTAGTCCATCAAAAGCAGTACGTAGTAATTCTGAAAGTCAAAATAcaccagaaaaaaaatgtgttacaACAATGAGTGGTAATAATATAGCGTGA